In Harpia harpyja isolate bHarHar1 chromosome 21, bHarHar1 primary haplotype, whole genome shotgun sequence, the DNA window GAGCTCAAAGCAGGTCGCGGGGGCGGAGGGGTGCCGGCGGGGGTGGGGAGCTCCGGGGGGCGGCGGAGGCACCTCGGACCACCGAAAGGGCGGGCAGCCGGACTTTCCTCAGACCCCCAGCGGTCGGTTGGGTCTCGTAGTCCCCGCGGGCGCGAATGGGGGCCGCCGGCTCCCACACCGCCCGTAGGGGAGCCGCAGGAGAAAGGCCCCTAAGCCTCCACCACACAGGCGCGCTGCCCTTATTACTTACCTTGGTCTGGTGTTCACTCGTTAAATACATCTTGGTGCAGTAACATCCCACGACTGAAATTGCTAGAACGTATGTTTCCtactaaaaaaagttaaaaactaaGCCTTCGAAGGAGTCACAGTCCCACTGTCGTCACCTACTGGCATATGCACAGGTGCAGATATCTTATCTTCGTTTCACTGTGAATATGCCGAAATTATATTGTGGATGATAAATGCTGCTTGAGTATGTTTGGCTTTATATTAACAGATCTTTTTATGGTAATAGTTTTAAAGGACACGCTGGAAAAAAGAGGTGCTCTTGGGCAAATAAAAGCAAGGATCAGAGCTGAAGTTTTTAATGCACTGGATGACCAATGTGAACCACGGCCACCACTGTCTCATGAAAATCTCTTAATTAACGAACTAATTCGTGAATACCTGGAATATAACAAATATAAATACGCAGCATCTGTTTTAACTGCAGGTATTGGGACTGAATTCTTGTTGTCATCACTATTAATAGACATTTACTGTTTGGTTGAGTAATTCTACTGATGCTATGAAATTAATAAGTGGGACCAATCTGCACAATCTTGTCTTCCCTTGGAAATAAATAAGATACTAACACTCTCTCCACAGCTTTACTTGCAGCATTAAGCCAAATCAAGAAAACTTACCCTTTGCTTCTTATCCTTGAGGTAAATGCTTTGACAGAGCAGTTGATGCAAGAGCAAGAAAACTTGCTAGCAGCCTGCAAAATCAAAATACCTTTCCTGAaatatctgcttttgttttggaaaatgactaacaatatttttaaagcatatatccatttttttctcattggcATTTgggtaaaatagaaaaatagataTCCTACAAATGAATAAAATTTCTTTGAGGAATAATTTAAACTAAAGTGATATGTACATAAAGCAGTTGATAGTCTGAATTACAGCAATTCTGGAAATTCGCGCATCTAGACTGTATCAGAAATGTGGTTAGATGTCCTCAgcttaaataacaaaaaagaatgtGAAGAAGTTCCGTATTTTTTAACAACTGTATTTAAGTTTTACTGTTACTGGCTGTGCTAAAATACTAATATTTGAGAGCTGTTTAGACTACAACATCTAAGTGGTAGCCATAATTTATACGGTACAGCACTTATTTTTGCAGCTGTTGctaatttgtatttgaaatgtgAAGTTCTGTAGTTGTGCTTAGAtacagtaattacattttctatttaataatttGATATCTTTCACTCTATTAAAATTACAGGTGGAAAGGTTCATCTCAAGAAGAGGGAATGGAGACAGTCCATATAGTAGTTAACATATAGAATCTGTTTGATAACAGTACTTCTTTAGAGAAAGAGTTGTTTGCCTGATTAGTTTATCTTTATATTGTAAgacttctttaatatttttattagattCCTTTAGAGTGAAGATAAAAATTGTAATATGCTATTGTAAATTATATGATTATGAAGCAGTAATGTTTGAGTTCCCTGGAATTACAGTATACTGTTAGATATTAATAGTCTAAAAGGGAGGTGTGTGCTCTCATTCTCTTTTGAAGTCTCCTGAACAGTCTTTAAAAGTTAATTGGTGATGTTTTTCTTAACAGTCTTAAGAATTTGGGGGAAATCTCTTTTCCAGAATCTGGCCAGCCTGAAGTGCCCTTGGATAGACAGTTTCTTGCCAAAGAACTGAACATAGTCGAAGACGCAAATGGAAAATCAGTGTAAGGAGTGATTTGGGAATGCACAGTGTATTCTGTTCTGCATATGTTTTTCTCTTTAGTGTTACTGTAAATCACATATAAATGTTCTTACCAGTTGAAATATGACTAGATCACAGGGCTGCTTTGAAATGCTGGATTCAAACTCACAATGGCAAACATGGGGCCATTTTCAAACATACTCAAAACTAACATTTAATTCTGCCAACTCTATAGCATTCTCCATATAGTGTACTTGCACACCAAAACACAAGTCTTACCAGTACAGCCTTCCCTACAGTCAGAAGTAGAAAACAGATATGCTCTTTGCATATCAGTGAGTTGCTTTGTAGAGCAATAAAAAGATTATTGTACTCTGAGATTAGATAAAAATTCACAATGCTCCTGTATGACTGTATTAATGAGCTAGGATACTGAAGCAGGTTTAAACACATTTGGTGTTCTCTGTAGCTTGTGCTGTCAGAATCTGTCAGGTGCTAAGGAAGAATCAAGTTTGGGTTGTGCAGTAGTGGACTGGGCTATAGCCCAGCTGAAGTCTGATCCTTTGTACTGCATGAGTGAGACTGTGGATCTGTGTTCCTGTGCTAAGCATGCGTTGGTTCTTCACCTACAGGGAATCTGGACCTTAGTTGAGAGTGTCTCTTAGTGTGAGTTCTTTAGGAGAGTGTTAGTGTTCAGGGTGGGCTTAGGTCTGTGCTTATTTATATAATAACACTTAGcgtaatgtattttaaataattactcTAAAGACATCTGCACATATTCTAGAAGTAAACATTAAGGTCTCAGAAGTTCTGAGGAAAGGGTGGGTTTTTAATGCTCAGTGTTTCATAGACTTCATAGACTGGTTTTGTCATTTCTCTCCTAAGCAGACCTCTCTTGTATGGAATTATCTCTCATTTCTTACATGGTGGTAAAGAAGAAAGTACCCAGAATACCCTTCCAAAAGTGTCTTTGCTGAATTATCCAAAGCAGAACCTTGGCAAACCACCTACTGAGAGGAATCAAAAAGGTGGGTGTGGCTATGGGGTAATTTTTGCAGAAGTTTTATTTGTGACTAGATTTTCTATATGATATGTATGCTTATAATAGCATAAACATGCAGATGGACACAGTGTACCTCCTTCTCTGTGCAAGGAATGCTTTGAGCTGACACCTCTTTTGTAAGAAAAATTCTTCAGCAGAACAGTGTTTATACCTCAAAAATACCATTAAGCTGTGTGACCTGACCATACCTTTTGCTCATGTATTCATTTAAGAAAGGACCTACTATATCCAACTGAAGACAGACACACTGATGATTTCTAAAACAATCTGTATATGTGCCTTTGTTTAAATATGTGACCAACTTACACCAACCCTTAGGCCTGCTTCTCTCTGCCAGTATGCTAATGGGACAGCATACAAATCTGATTGCTCTCAGAAGTGCTTGACTGGCCTTCAAATATGTCAGCAGTAGAACTTTCTCTCTTATGTgggaatgtattttatttataaagcagacatttttaaaaattgcagacAGCCAAATTTATATAATTTCTCAACAGTGCAAGGTACTGTGAAGCTCCTGTTACCTTGTGGTAGCTGTAGCTACTTGGTAGTTAttagagggaaggggaaaaagcctAATTGTTTAGCTTTATTCTCTTAAGGCTTTTGGACTGTTAAAAACTGAAAACTCATTTAAATTGGACAGCTGTGCTATTCTAATTAGTTTTGCTGGTCTGCAGTTACTGGTAAAGACCAGAAAACACTAGTATCCCAATTCTCAGTATCAGAGACGTCATCCACCAGATTGTTTTACCATTTTCCTAAAAGTTAAACTGGCCAAATCATACTCCCTTACACTATTACAAATCTGGAACAGGTTAGCTAGAGATAGTCTTATTACATTGGCAACTTAATAGAGGAATTTAACCTACATTCTCAGTAAAGTATGTTAAATAGTGAGCCTATCTCTGTTTCTCATCTGGTCTAACTTCACTAATTTCTATAGAAAGTTCTTAACTCTTTAGCTGTATAATTTGTCATTTTGTATATGGGCATAAACCTTTTCTGAGGATATAATTCACATCCCATTGACTGCAGAAGCTTAAGCTTCAAGTTCATTGCTCTATAGTAGAACACTGCTAAATCTTAGTTTCCCTTTCTGGTCTGCTTTTTGACTGGTTACAATTCAATGTAACTAACACAATGAACATTGGTCcagttttttccttcaaagagtCTGCTTGGCATATTACTTCACTTTCTATTGTGAGAATTTAGTACTATTGTGTTAGTACTATCACCTATTCCTTTTGTAtccaaaaatttgaaaaattgagACCTGAGATATTAGTAACATCGAAAAAGTGTGAGAGAGTTACAGTTGTAACAGTTAATTCGTTTAGACAATGTTGTTCCCCTTCTGCCAGAAGAGGgggctgaagaaataaaatttcaatacCAAAAACTGCTATACATGATCTCTTtgttagaaaataattattcctATCAGaaatttctccatttttaagAACAAATTCAGTGTACAcaagaattgtttttaaagtataacTTTGTACCTCAGTTCTGAAATTGACTCTGTGCAGGGTCACCTTCCCCTGTTGACTCCAATATAGTTTCACATGGGGATTTAATTGTTTAGAGTTAGTTACAAAACTCAGGATTAATCATAAGACATGATAGCACATTGCTTTTTGAACTAAACAAAAATATAACAGTTTTAAGGCTTTTAACCTTTAAGTAACTATAGTCTGAAACTACTTTCTGCGTGTGTTTGTGGAATATGTTAGTGGAGACTTAAAGGCACTGGGTTTACAATACTAGTTATCTAGCTATTTTAATTAGGCTGCGTATTAAGGTAATCAAGTCCATTCATAAACTTAACCCTCCAAgtctcatattttattttaacatctgaTTTGCTTTGCACATTAGAAATTATCTTATTTAGTTGAATGAATATTCTAGTAAACTGGTATGCAGACCGGGAATCCTGATAAAACATGTGGAACGTGGTGTTTCTGTTAGTTCGTTCACTATAGCTGAGTTGAATCTTTAGTAAACGCAAAAAGCTCTTATCTTATATAGTTGCCtgggaaaatatatttgtaaaattgCCCGTTTCCTATGATGATATTCTGTGTCAAAGTTGATAATAGTAGAAAATAACACTTTTACCTTTGGATTTACAGGTATGTGAAAATGTTTATGTATGTGTTTAATTTTCAGATAGAATTCCAGAACCAGGAAGGATGGCTGGCATGAGCATCGAAGAGCCCCTCATTTTACAAAGTATAAACAGATGAGGTCTTTCATATGCTAATTTCTCATGTAAAGTTCTGCAAGAGTTAATTTATGAAATTCTTCTTTGCATAAATTTCCCCAATATGTCCAGTGGGACCATTTCAGCTTGTTAGATCTATCCATGAGACAGGATGGACAGGGTCATACTTActgtcaatgaaaaaaatattagcaaaggCTGTCTTCTTCCAGTGCCAATAGAAGGAAAACTGTATATGAAGTCAGATTAGTGAAGCCTGTGTCTAGAATTGGGcctaaaaatactggttttactTTATAAAAATTTATCAGATAACATAATTTCTGCACTTTCTTTATTGTGTTATGTCTTTGTGTGTCTTTCCTTTGCTGCTGAGTAAAATTTTCCAGTATTCTGTGTGGTATTTTGGAAGTGTTCAAACTAAGTATTTTAAtcattcttctttaaaaagaagctgtTGCTACTTTCGGATTAGTAtgggaaaataaatttgaatAGAAAATTAAAGTGCTTTAGAGGAATAGTTGTTTTTAATTCTCCGGAAATGACTATATTTATCTGCATGCCAGCAAACAAATGAGGGTAAGTGTTTTCCATCTGGAGTTGCTATAAATTGTATGGTGTAACGCTGAGTATATGGGAGGGAagaaacttctgtttttttccccaaatgacatGAAACTCAAAGTCaggcaaagctaaaaataaagttGATAGTGGATTACTGATTCCCAGAACTTTTTTTAGCTGAGGTATTTACATGTTTAGAAatggtaatttattttaaaagccaaactTACAGGGGTACATAAAAAATAACAGGTTAGCTATTTTTCTCTACTCATTTTAACAAAATGTAGAGATATTAGTGTTTCCAGTGGTACTGAGAGGAGTTTTGTGTAAATAAGTTTTTAGGGTTGCGTTCTTAAAAATCTTAATTGTTAGATAAGTGGTAcagtaagtggggaaaaaagagaggaggagaacaTGCAGCGTGTGAATTTAAGTGAAAGGACCCTGAGTTCTACAGACTACAAAGTTTTGCCTTTATCTTGATTTGCCCCAGTTAGCattacaggtatttttttattttggtaaacAGCCTAGCCTCTAATGTGAAATTGCAGAGAACAGTTACGAGTTGAAATGAGAAGTCGCATTTATCCATTTGAAGCCTCAGCAATTAGTTCATCCCCTTCGTGTGACTGGCCATGCTGCCAGCTCCCCATTTGCTGATTTATAAGTATCTCAGAACTGTTTCCAAGAGGGGAGGACATGTGTTTGCAAACATACCTCAGTCAAATCcatcttttcagtcttttgtaGCTTTGCATCAATTAGAATTGACCATTTGGTCAAGCAAGTGAATTTATCTCTGTATGCCCTCACTGTTTGCTCTGTATTAACACCACCGTCAGGTTCAACTACTTTGCTGAAGAGCCGTCCGTGTAAAAACTACCACCAGTCTCTCAAGTTCTCTGTCTAAAAATATAGTAGAAAAATGGTCTTCTAAGCTGTTCTTTGCAAATTACCTTCATTTTGGAATGAGCTTAAAGTACCTCTATGGAAAGTTGCAAAAATGAACTTTTGAGCAATGCAGATATGATTGCTCTGGTCACAGAAATCTCTGAATTTTTAACTTTGGTTTTCCAGAGGTTAAATCCTAGGCCACTGTTTCTCCATAAACCAGTGGGTCCAATTGTTATGTATATTTGGAATCTGAATTGTCTTTTcaagagcaaggaaaaaagacacTGGGAAACACAGAAGCTCTAACCTTCTATGCTATGCAAATCTTCCAGTATAACCAAAGTCATTGcatttgctttctgccttctcgCCATAGATCATACAGAAGCTGCCCAGGTGCCATGGAGCTCCCtggaaaatggatttttagtGGTagaatttaaatacaattttgttCTGGTTGAAGAAGGCAAAAGGGATGTTTGGTACTTGCCCTTTCTCAAGCACACAGCTCAGCAGGCTCATGGTCTCCATAGCCATGAAAGCAGAGGCAGTTACAGGGGTATCCTTCACTGAGCTTTGAGGTAAAGGTGTGTATCTgaagtcagagaagaaaaacatttaagacAGAGGGAATCTTGGGACTATTTTCTTTGGGGATTGCAGCTTCAGGTCATTGACAGGATCCTGCGCTGGGTCAGTGAGTGGGAGCTGGCCCGTTTGCTCTTGGTGCAACATGCATTTCACCTAATTCTCCATTACACTTGCAGTACAGGTTTGGGAACAATCTCTTGTTTCAAAGTATGGTCATTGCACAAGCGAAATCAGAATGAGTAAAGTGTATTTCCAGTGATATTTATTTGTACAACAAAGCTTTGAAATACATCTATGAAAATACACTGGTCTAATCACGTTATTAATGGTCTAGCATTTATCCTGACAGTACATGAAACAGGAGAGCATCTTTCAAGATGCAGACATGTAGCAAGTCCTATGAATGTCAGGCTCCCTTACTTGTTAACAGATGAAGAGGAATTGCAAAGCCTGTACAATATGGCTGCACCTTCcaaaaaataattccttaaaaGTTTAAGCTAAGTGAGGTCAGTATTTAGATGAAAATAATTCACAATCCTAGAGTCACAGGTTCAGGTTTTAGGTGAAATTGCCACCTAGGTGAGCATGCGCAAAGGttattttctcaaattatttAAGAAGCTCCTTCTAGCTTAATTACAGACTGTGATGTCTTCCATTAGCTGCCCTTATTTGTTCTACTGGcatcagaaaatggaaaaaaaaaaaaaaaaaaggcatttagaaGTTTGG includes these proteins:
- the CEP20 gene encoding centrosomal protein 20 isoform X4, which encodes MATVAELKAVLKDTLEKRGALGQIKARIRAEVFNALDDQCEPRPPLSHENLLINELIREYLEYNKYKYAASVLTAESGQPEVPLDRQFLAKELNIVEDANGKSVPLLYGIISHFLHGGKEESTQNTLPKVSLLNYPKQNLGKPPTERNQKDRIPEPGRMAGMSIEEPLILQSINR
- the CEP20 gene encoding centrosomal protein 20 isoform X5, with the protein product MATVAELKAESGQPEVPLDRQFLAKELNIVEDANGKSVRPLLYGIISHFLHGGKEESTQNTLPKVSLLNYPKQNLGKPPTERNQKDRIPEPGRMAGMSIEEPLILQSINR
- the CEP20 gene encoding centrosomal protein 20 isoform X3, encoding MATVAELKAVLKDTLEKRGALGQIKARIRAEVFNALDDQCEPRPPLSHENLLINELIREYLEYNKYKYAASVLTAESGQPEVPLDRQFLAKELNIVEDANGKSVRPLLYGIISHFLHGGKEESTQNTLPKVSLLNYPKQNLGKPPTERNQKDRIPEPGRMAGMSIEEPLILQSINR
- the CEP20 gene encoding centrosomal protein 20 isoform X8, which produces MATVAELKAVLKDTLEKRGALGQIKARIRAEVFNALDDQCEPRPPLSHENLLINELIREYLEYNKYKYAASVLTAVLRIWGKSLFQNLASLKCPWIDSFLPKN
- the CEP20 gene encoding centrosomal protein 20 isoform X2, whose protein sequence is MFGFILTDLFMVIVLKDTLEKRGALGQIKARIRAEVFNALDDQCEPRPPLSHENLLINELIREYLEYNKYKYAASVLTAESGQPEVPLDRQFLAKELNIVEDANGKSVPLLYGIISHFLHGGKEESTQNTLPKVSLLNYPKQNLGKPPTERNQKDRIPEPGRMAGMSIEEPLILQSINR
- the CEP20 gene encoding centrosomal protein 20 isoform X6, encoding MATVAELKAESGQPEVPLDRQFLAKELNIVEDANGKSVPLLYGIISHFLHGGKEESTQNTLPKVSLLNYPKQNLGKPPTERNQKDRIPEPGRMAGMSIEEPLILQSINR
- the CEP20 gene encoding centrosomal protein 20 isoform X1 — its product is MFGFILTDLFMVIVLKDTLEKRGALGQIKARIRAEVFNALDDQCEPRPPLSHENLLINELIREYLEYNKYKYAASVLTAESGQPEVPLDRQFLAKELNIVEDANGKSVRPLLYGIISHFLHGGKEESTQNTLPKVSLLNYPKQNLGKPPTERNQKDRIPEPGRMAGMSIEEPLILQSINR
- the CEP20 gene encoding centrosomal protein 20 isoform X7 — encoded protein: MATVAELKAVLKDTLEKRGALGQIKARIRAEVFNALDDQCEPRPPLSHENLLINELIREYLEYNKYKYAASVLTAESGQPEVPLDRQFLAKELNIVEDANGKSV